One Cryptomeria japonica chromosome 9, Sugi_1.0, whole genome shotgun sequence genomic window carries:
- the LOC131061877 gene encoding uncharacterized protein LOC131061877 yields the protein MDRSRSGGYSGPKDVCYNYGGNHYALNCLHLTPTQRGGNQQAASQHQIHTMVDNCQADFQASPIQMTGKLFGQSVSILIDTKATECFTNPKVVSRLSIRPGCMSNAWMVQYGNRAKQRLAEHKDVVNYEDKVVSCIDNFGNLVENFGSQKPLELRCISTMQLKKAQRKGYSIIAVMVSYLDNVEKNPKDYPVLREFLDFFPEDLTKLPPKREFDFSIELLPGIEPQSKAPYRMTTTKLYELKAQLQELIR from the exons ATGGACAGGAGTAGGTCAGGTGGTTACTCAGGGCCTAAGGATGTATGTTATAACTATGGAGGGAATCATTATGCTTTGAATTGTCTACATCTTACCCCTACACAAAGAGGAGGAAATCAACAAGCAGCTTCGCAACATCAGATTCACACAATGGTTGACAACTGTCAGGCTGATTTTCAAGCTTCACCTATCCAGATGACGGGTAAGCTTTTTGGGCAatcagtttctattttaatagatacaaAAGCTACTGAATGTTTTACTAATCCTAAAGTAGTTTCTAGATTATCTATTAGACCTGGTTGTATGTCAaatgcatggatggttcaatatgggaaTCGAGCAAAACAGAGG CTAGCTGAGCACAAAGATGTAGTAAACTATGAGGATAAGGTCGTTAGTTGTATTGATAATTTTGGGAATCTAGTTGAAAATTTTGggtctcaaaagcctcttgaattgAGATGCATTTCAACAATGCAACTCAAGAAAGCCCAAAGGAAAGGATATTCCATAATTGCTGTCATGGTAAGCTATTTGGATAATGTTGAGAAAAACCCTAAGGATTATCCTGTTCTTAGAGAGTTCCTGGATTTTTTTCCAGAAGACCTCACTAAGTTACCACCGAAGAGGGAGtttgatttttctatagaactcCTACCTGGAATAGAGCcacaatctaaggctccatatagaatgacaaccACAAAATtatatgagcttaaggctcaattgcaagaattGATTAGGTAA